One window of Oscillibacter hominis genomic DNA carries:
- a CDS encoding response regulator transcription factor, with protein MEGYRILIVEDDGVIARVMEDHLKSWGYAVRCVTDFERVLEEFAAFDPQLVLMDISLPFFNGYHWCAELRKVSKVPVVFISSASDDMNLILAVNMGGDDFLSKPFELPVLTAKVQALLRRTYDFGAPAHVLSCGGAVLNVSDSSLSAGGKRVELTRNELRILQLLLENRGRIVSRESLMVRLWESDAFVDENTLTVNMTRLRKKLGSAGLSDLIQTKKGAGYLVE; from the coding sequence TTGGAAGGATATCGGATTTTAATTGTGGAGGACGACGGCGTCATTGCCCGGGTGATGGAGGACCATCTCAAAAGCTGGGGGTACGCGGTCCGCTGCGTTACGGATTTTGAGCGCGTGCTGGAGGAATTTGCGGCCTTTGACCCCCAGCTGGTGCTGATGGACATCTCCCTGCCCTTTTTCAACGGCTATCACTGGTGCGCGGAGCTGCGGAAGGTATCCAAGGTGCCGGTGGTGTTCATCTCGTCCGCATCCGACGACATGAACCTCATCCTGGCGGTCAATATGGGCGGCGACGACTTCCTGTCCAAGCCCTTTGAGCTGCCGGTGCTGACGGCAAAGGTGCAGGCGCTGCTGCGCCGGACCTACGACTTCGGCGCCCCGGCCCACGTGCTCAGCTGCGGCGGAGCGGTGCTGAACGTGTCCGACTCCTCCCTGAGCGCCGGGGGCAAACGGGTGGAGCTGACCCGCAACGAGCTGCGGATTCTGCAGCTGCTGTTGGAGAACCGGGGCAGGATCGTCAGTCGGGAATCCTTAATGGTCCGGCTGTGGGAGTCGGATGCCTTTGTGGATGAAAACACGCTGACGGTCAACATGACCCGGCTGCGGAAGAAATTGGGGAGCGCCGGCCTTTCAGACCTGATCCAGACGAAAAAGGGCGCCGGCTATCTGGTGGAGTGA
- a CDS encoding YibE/F family protein translates to MTTKESRIQRGILYLAVAAIMVLLVCFPVPQNPYQSLTANAIRYERGVVVSVLNEELSPSSVEASHQLGMQTLEVALESGTTIQVDNYLTDVHNVLAKAGSHIIVCVDAPEGVEPYYTVYNYDRTVSAAMLVCVFLGLMLLVGRRKGFDAALAILFSMLILLQFTLPLIYNGASPVAVGLASVLASTAVTLTLLYGLTARAWLSAAVTLAGECTAVALFAGFAFLLHISGFQTDPAESLIVVAQNTGLRLKSILLTATMIASLGAVMDVAVSLLSALWELRVNRPGLSASELFRSGMNIGRDMIGTMSNTLIFAFAGSALATMLSLFAYGVQSSQLLNSDYVSMELAQGLCSTCAVIATVPLASLAAAVVFPKLKIPGEAPV, encoded by the coding sequence ATGACGACAAAAGAAAGCCGAATTCAAAGAGGCATCCTATACTTGGCTGTTGCGGCGATTATGGTGCTTCTGGTATGCTTTCCGGTTCCGCAGAATCCATACCAGAGTTTAACGGCAAATGCAATCCGTTACGAACGCGGCGTTGTGGTGTCGGTTCTGAACGAAGAACTCTCGCCCAGCAGTGTGGAAGCCTCCCATCAGCTGGGAATGCAAACCCTGGAAGTTGCTTTAGAGAGCGGAACAACAATCCAGGTGGACAACTACCTGACAGACGTACATAACGTTCTGGCGAAGGCTGGCTCCCATATCATTGTCTGCGTGGACGCTCCGGAGGGGGTCGAGCCCTATTATACTGTTTATAACTATGACCGTACAGTCTCTGCGGCCATGCTGGTATGCGTGTTTTTGGGATTAATGCTGCTGGTGGGCCGTCGAAAAGGATTTGATGCGGCTCTGGCCATCCTTTTCTCCATGCTCATACTGCTTCAATTCACACTTCCGCTGATCTACAACGGAGCCTCGCCCGTTGCAGTGGGACTGGCGTCCGTGCTGGCCTCTACCGCTGTAACCCTGACCCTGCTGTATGGACTGACGGCTCGGGCCTGGCTATCCGCTGCGGTAACACTGGCGGGAGAGTGTACAGCGGTGGCACTGTTTGCTGGTTTTGCTTTTCTGCTGCATATCAGCGGCTTTCAGACCGATCCCGCCGAAAGCCTGATCGTAGTGGCCCAAAATACGGGACTGCGGCTGAAAAGCATCCTGCTGACGGCCACCATGATTGCCTCTCTGGGTGCGGTGATGGACGTAGCGGTCTCTCTGCTGTCGGCCCTGTGGGAACTGCGGGTTAACCGGCCGGGGCTCTCTGCCAGCGAGCTTTTTCGCTCCGGCATGAACATCGGCAGGGATATGATCGGCACCATGAGCAATACCCTGATTTTCGCCTTTGCCGGCAGTGCGCTGGCTACCATGCTGAGCCTATTTGCCTATGGCGTCCAAAGCAGCCAACTGCTGAATTCCGACTATGTGTCCATGGAGCTGGCGCAAGGCTTGTGCAGTACCTGCGCTGTGATCGCGACGGTGCCCTTGGCCTCCTTGGCCGCAGCAGTTGTCTTTCCAAAACTGAAAATTCCCGGAGAAGCGCCGGTGTAA
- a CDS encoding ABC transporter ATP-binding protein: MSLLEVSHLRKIYTTRFGGNQVEALRNVNFSVEEGEYVAIMGESGSGKTTLLNILAALDRPTSGEVFLNGKALSDIRERDMATFRRSNLGFVFQDFNLLDTFSIQDNIFLPLVLAGKDYDLMHKKLAPIAEKLGITEILTKFPYEVSGGQKQRAAMARALITDPQIILADEPTGALDSRASDHLLDLLGQVNESGQTILMVTHSIKAASHAKRVLFLRDGEVYHQLYRGGESQESQFRRISDTLTLLAQGGDLHA; this comes from the coding sequence ATGTCACTTTTGGAAGTCAGCCATCTGCGAAAAATCTACACCACCCGCTTCGGCGGCAATCAGGTGGAGGCACTGCGCAACGTAAATTTCTCCGTGGAAGAGGGGGAATACGTTGCCATCATGGGCGAGTCCGGCTCCGGCAAGACCACGCTTCTGAACATCCTGGCGGCCCTGGACCGCCCCACCTCCGGAGAGGTGTTTTTAAACGGCAAGGCGCTCTCGGACATCCGGGAGCGGGACATGGCCACCTTCCGCCGCAGCAACCTGGGCTTTGTGTTCCAGGACTTCAACCTGTTAGACACCTTTTCCATCCAGGACAACATCTTCCTGCCCCTGGTCCTGGCGGGCAAGGACTATGACCTGATGCATAAAAAGCTGGCCCCCATTGCCGAAAAACTGGGGATCACGGAGATTCTCACCAAGTTTCCCTACGAGGTGTCCGGCGGCCAGAAGCAGCGCGCTGCCATGGCCCGGGCGCTGATTACCGATCCCCAGATCATCCTGGCCGACGAGCCCACCGGGGCCCTGGACTCCAGGGCTTCGGACCACCTGCTGGACCTTCTGGGCCAGGTCAACGAAAGCGGCCAGACCATCCTCATGGTGACCCACTCCATCAAGGCGGCCAGCCACGCAAAAAGGGTGCTCTTTTTGCGGGACGGCGAGGTGTACCATCAGCTCTACCGGGGCGGCGAGAGCCAGGAGTCCCAGTTCCGGCGGATTTCCGACACGCTGACGCTGCTGGCGCAAGGCGGTGACCTCCATGCGTAA
- a CDS encoding FtsX-like permease family protein yields MRKSGFYPRMAVVNLARNWQFYGPYLLSCGGTAAMFYILCFLTWNDLIDSVRGAAYLQSLMYLGCIIVAAFAAVILLYANSFVMKCRRRELGLYNVLGMEKRHIAHVMVWETLMTATAAMAGGLLAGIVLSKLILLLLLKLVRIPVVMGFEISLPGIGYTAALFAALFLLTLVSNLVRLGRSRPIELLHSDSVGEREPKTKLLLTLIGMVSLAGGYGIALKVQDPTEALVFFFVAVLLVMLGTYCLFTAGSIALLKRLRANRKFYYQTNHFTAVAGMLYRMKQNAVGLANICILATMVLVTVSSTVCLYLGAESSLDAMFPHDIEVTEYLEGQGADPEGTFAKVQEEVAASGRKVEYLSYDTLTTLRGWRSGGTVDFAASIGAPVELEIFTADEYGRLTGETVSLAAGEVLAHSLDQDLPDALSVGGLPFQVKGHLKGFVEENDAVVVSNMEVVGLVVADEDVVERVKEAAGGGYTAFRIRMDIDGTEAEKIACANAILGSSDGAFSLTSRQDNALDIYAMYGGFLFLGLFLGLLFLMATVLIIYYKQVSEGYEDRKRFEIMQQVGMSPREVRSSIRSQILIVFFLPLAMAGLHILAAFPMISKLLKLFQLTNTTLFALCTAGTLLAFCLIYALVYWATARTYYRIVQKPGF; encoded by the coding sequence ATGCGTAAAAGTGGATTCTATCCCCGCATGGCTGTGGTGAACCTGGCCCGGAACTGGCAGTTTTACGGGCCGTACCTCTTATCCTGCGGCGGCACGGCGGCCATGTTCTACATCCTGTGCTTCCTCACCTGGAACGACCTCATCGATTCGGTCCGGGGCGCGGCCTACCTCCAGTCGCTCATGTACCTTGGATGCATCATCGTGGCGGCGTTCGCCGCAGTGATTCTGCTCTACGCCAACAGCTTTGTGATGAAGTGCCGGCGGCGGGAGCTTGGGCTTTACAACGTCCTTGGCATGGAAAAGCGGCACATCGCCCACGTGATGGTGTGGGAGACGCTGATGACTGCGACAGCGGCCATGGCGGGCGGGCTGCTGGCCGGGATCGTGCTGTCCAAGCTGATTTTGCTGCTGCTTTTGAAGCTGGTGCGGATCCCGGTGGTCATGGGCTTTGAGATCAGCCTGCCCGGCATAGGATACACGGCGGCGCTCTTTGCGGCGCTGTTCCTCCTGACGCTGGTGAGCAACCTGGTCCGCCTGGGCCGCTCCCGCCCCATCGAGCTGCTCCACAGCGACAGCGTGGGCGAGCGGGAGCCAAAGACAAAGCTCCTTCTGACGCTCATCGGCATGGTGAGCCTGGCTGGCGGGTACGGAATCGCCCTGAAGGTGCAGGACCCGACGGAGGCGCTGGTCTTCTTTTTCGTGGCGGTGCTCCTGGTGATGCTGGGCACCTACTGCCTGTTCACCGCCGGCTCCATCGCCCTGCTCAAGCGGCTGCGGGCCAACCGGAAATTCTACTACCAGACCAATCACTTCACCGCCGTGGCCGGTATGCTCTACCGCATGAAGCAAAACGCCGTGGGCCTTGCCAACATCTGCATTCTGGCCACCATGGTGCTGGTGACGGTCTCCTCCACAGTCTGCCTCTATCTTGGGGCGGAGAGCTCACTTGACGCCATGTTCCCCCACGACATAGAAGTGACGGAGTACCTGGAGGGCCAGGGAGCGGATCCGGAGGGTACCTTTGCGAAGGTGCAGGAGGAGGTGGCCGCCTCGGGACGGAAGGTGGAATATTTGAGCTATGATACGCTCACCACTCTCAGAGGGTGGCGCAGCGGCGGCACGGTGGACTTCGCGGCCTCCATTGGGGCGCCGGTCGAGCTGGAGATTTTTACAGCCGATGAGTACGGACGCCTGACCGGTGAGACCGTCTCCCTGGCTGCGGGGGAGGTGCTGGCCCACTCCCTGGACCAGGACCTCCCTGACGCCCTGAGCGTGGGCGGGCTCCCCTTTCAGGTCAAGGGTCACCTGAAGGGGTTTGTGGAGGAAAATGACGCCGTCGTGGTCAGCAACATGGAGGTCGTGGGGCTGGTGGTTGCGGACGAGGACGTGGTGGAGCGCGTGAAGGAGGCGGCGGGCGGCGGGTACACCGCATTTCGCATCCGCATGGACATCGACGGAACCGAGGCGGAGAAGATCGCCTGCGCCAACGCCATTCTTGGCTCCTCAGACGGCGCCTTCAGCCTCACCAGCCGCCAGGACAACGCCCTGGACATCTATGCCATGTACGGCGGGTTTTTGTTCTTGGGGCTGTTTTTGGGCCTGCTGTTCCTGATGGCCACCGTCCTCATCATATACTATAAGCAGGTTTCGGAGGGGTATGAAGACCGGAAGCGGTTTGAGATCATGCAGCAGGTGGGCATGAGTCCCCGGGAGGTCCGCTCCTCCATCCGCAGCCAGATTCTCATAGTGTTCTTCCTGCCCCTTGCCATGGCGGGGCTCCATATCTTAGCGGCCTTTCCAATGATCTCCAAGCTGCTGAAGCTCTTTCAGCTCACCAACACCACACTGTTTGCCCTGTGCACTGCCGGAACGCTGCTGGCTTTCTGCCTCATCTACGCGCTGGTGTACTGGGCCACGGCCCGGACCTATTACCGGATCGTGCAAAAGCCCGGGTTTTGA
- a CDS encoding sensor histidine kinase has protein sequence MLISYIKRQYKLILMLALFAAVFASVFSLYDLPAEAVFYSAALCLVIGLVLFSVGYRRYLRTHRELKRLLENVEELSFCLPPPQGALEADYQALVRAVCRDRARIVAEGEDKYRDMLDYYTLWAHQIKTPVAAMSLLLQTEGASREALGAELLKIEQYVEMVLTYLRLGSDSTDYVLRRCSLDEIVRACARRYARLFVLKKLSLRFDGTGRSVLTDEKWLSFVVGQLLSNAIKYTPEGGEVRVYGDGQTLVVSDTGIGIREEDLPRVFEKGFTGQNGRQEKKSTGIGLYLCRRILDKLGGSISIVSRPGKGTIVRVLLPEGKQVLE, from the coding sequence ATGCTGATTTCTTATATCAAGCGCCAGTACAAGCTGATCTTGATGCTGGCCCTGTTCGCCGCCGTGTTTGCGTCGGTCTTTTCCCTCTATGACCTGCCGGCGGAGGCGGTCTTCTATTCTGCCGCCCTCTGCCTTGTGATCGGGCTGGTCCTCTTTTCGGTGGGATACCGGCGGTATCTGCGCACGCACCGGGAGCTGAAGCGGCTGCTTGAGAATGTGGAGGAGCTCTCCTTCTGTCTCCCGCCGCCTCAGGGCGCGCTGGAGGCGGACTACCAGGCGCTGGTGCGCGCCGTCTGCCGGGACCGGGCGCGGATCGTGGCGGAGGGAGAGGACAAATACCGGGACATGCTGGACTATTATACCCTGTGGGCCCATCAGATCAAAACGCCGGTGGCCGCCATGAGCCTCCTGCTCCAGACGGAGGGGGCCAGCCGGGAGGCGCTGGGCGCAGAGCTTTTGAAGATCGAGCAGTACGTGGAGATGGTGCTGACCTATCTCCGGCTGGGCAGCGACTCCACGGACTATGTGCTGCGCCGGTGCAGCCTGGACGAGATCGTCCGCGCCTGCGCGCGCCGGTATGCAAGGCTCTTTGTGCTCAAAAAGCTCTCCCTGCGCTTTGACGGGACAGGCCGCAGCGTGCTGACCGATGAAAAGTGGCTCTCCTTTGTGGTGGGCCAGCTGCTGTCCAACGCCATCAAGTATACGCCGGAGGGCGGCGAGGTCCGCGTCTACGGAGACGGGCAGACGCTGGTGGTGTCGGACACGGGCATCGGCATCCGGGAGGAGGACCTGCCCCGTGTGTTTGAAAAAGGGTTTACAGGGCAAAATGGCCGGCAGGAGAAAAAATCCACCGGTATCGGGCTGTACCTCTGCCGGAGGATTCTGGACAAGCTGGGCGGCTCCATCTCCATCGTGTCCCGGCCGGGGAAGGGGACCATTGTCCGGGTGCTGCTGCCAGAGGGAAAGCAGGTCTTGGAGTAA